CGCAGGATCCTTCACCAGGACGGCCTTCAGGAAGCCGGTCAGTGCACCGGCCTGGTGCGGCGGCGGGAGTTCCTCGCTGAGCAGGGCCGCCAGGGTGGCCAGGGTCGTTCCCCTGCGCAGCGGATGACGCCCTTCGACGGCGACGTAGAGCATCATCGCGAGCGACCACAGGTCGGAGGCCGGTCCGCCCTCGTCGCCGGCTATGCGTTCGGGCGCCATGTAGTCGGGCGTTCCGATGATGGACCCGGTCGCGGTCAGGACCGTCGACTCTCTGATGGCCGCGATGCCGAAGTCGGTGAGGACCGGACGATGATCGGGCCTCAGCAGGACGTTGGCGGGCTTCACGTCCCGATGCTGGATGCCGACGTCGTGCGCGGCCCGTAGCGCGGCCAGGACCTCGCGGCCGAGACGGGCGGCCGCGACAGGTGTGAGGGGTCCCTTCCCCAGTCGGTCCTGGAGTGATCCGCCGGTCACCAACTCCATGACGAGCCACGGGTAGGTGTGCTCGCCGCCATCCACCACGTGATGGATGGTGACCACGTTGGGGTGGTCGACACGGGCCAGCGCCCGCGCCTCCCGGAGCACCCGGGCCCGGAGCAGTGCCGCGCCCTGCGGATCGAACTCGGCAAGTCCCGGATCCGACGGCCGAACCTCTTTGAGCGCCACGGCCCGGTCGAGAACCACGTCGCGGGCTCTCCACACCGTGCCCATTCCGCCGCCGCCGAGCCGTGTTTCCAGCTCGAAGCGCCCATCGATGATCCGTCTGCCGGATTCTCCGTCGCTCATGGCCGGCAGCCTATGAGATGCCGGTGACACGGCCCCGACCAGGTGACGCGCATCCGTCCGTCCGTGATCGGCTACGACTGCGTCACCGTCACCACACTTCTCTCACGTGTCCTTCACATCTCCTGTTACGGTCACCCCACCACGAAACGCCTTGGGGGGACCATGTCGTACAACCAGCCGCCACCGCCCGGACATTGGCCCTCGGCCACGCCCGCCCCACAGCCGCTCAGACCGAAGTGGGGCCGCAAGCGGTACATGCTGCCCGCCATCGGCCTGGCCTTCATCATCGGCGTCGGCGCCGGCGGGAGCGGCCAGGACGACACCACCACGAAGACCGCAGCGACCAAGGCCCAGCCCGCCCCGACCGTCACCACCACGGCCACTGCCACTGCGACGGAGACGGCGAGTCCGGAACCCGCGCCGACCGTGACCGCGACGAAGACGGTCAAGGTGAGAGTGACCGTGACCGCGAAGGCCGCCGCCGTCAGTGGCTCCGGCGGCACATCCTCCGGAGGATCCGGCGGCACGTCGTCGGGAGGGTCCTCCGGAAGCGGCAGCTCAAGTTCCTCGGGCGGCTCCAGCGCCGCCGGAAACGGCGCCACCGCTCGCTGCAACGACGGCACCTACTCGTACGCCGCCCACCACCAAGGGGCTTGCTCGCACCACGGAGGCGTGGCCGTCTTCTACAAATAGGGCCGCGCGGTACGGGGGCCGATGAGCACAGTCGACTGAGCCTCACCGGCCAGGAGCGACCCGATCGGCTCCCGGCGCCACGCCGTCCTCACAGCCAGACGCGCCGAGCGGCCTGCCAGGCGAGTTGCATGCGCGTCTCCGCGTCGGCCAGTTCCATCATGCGCTGGATGTGCCGCTGTACGGTGCGCCGGCTCAGTCCGAGCTGCGAGGCGATCGCCTTGTCGGTCACGCCGGCCACCAGCAGTGACAGAAGTTTCCGGTCGACCGGAGTCAGCGGTGACAGAGCTTCCCTGTCCCCTGCGTCCGCCGCGAGACCGCTGTCGTCCACCCGCAGGGGGACCGCGTCCTGCCAGTAGCGCTCGAACAGGGCGATCAACGCACTCAGCAGGTTGCTGTCCCTCACCAGTGCGGTGGTGGGCTCCCCCGGGCTTCCCGAGGGGCCGCCCGGCACCAGCGGGAAGATGGCCACGGATCGGTCGGCGATGGCGAGACGCAGGGGCAGTTGAGGGGTCGACCGGGCTGTCTCTCCCGCGCGCACCCCCGCGACCACGTTGTCGACGGCGCCGTCGTCGTCGAAGAACGCCTTCTCGTAGAGGACTCGGTACCGTACGCCGCGCGCGAGCGCTTCGAACTCCTCGGTGTTGCTGCCGGAGGGCATGGCCACGTACTCGGCCTTGCAGAACCAGAGCATCTCGTCCCGCGCGCTGGTCTGGATCTGTCGCAACTGCTGACGCAGGGCCTCGGCACCCGTGATGACTTCGAGGAGCTGGCTCGCATCGTGGCGGCGCACCGTCTCCTGGTACGTCTGGATGAGCTGCGCCGCCTCGCTCCGAGCGAGATCCAGCGCTTCGGCGCTCTGCTTCAGGCGGGGCAGCAGGGCCACGTCCGGTGGAGCGGCCCTGAAGTGACGTGGTGTTCCGTCCGTGTGGCTGGCGAGCCCCGTGGCGGTCAGTGCGTCCAGGATCTCCGCCGCCTGTGCTTCGGCCAAGCCGGACCGGGCAGCGACGTCCCGGGCGCTGACACGCCCCGAGAGCACGAGCATGCGGTACACGGCTTCTTCTGCCGGAGAAATTCCGGCGGGTTCCAGAGACACTGCCGCCCTCCCCCTACGAGCGGCTGCGACAGTTGAAGACTGTACTACGAGGGTGGGTCGTCGGGGCGGGCGGCGACGTCGGACGCCGTCACCCGCCCCACGGCATCTCCGTCAGCGGCCCACCCCATAGGCGCGCCGCACGGTCTGCCGCACGCTGCTCCCGTCGTCGGCCGTGGCGGTGACGCGAAGCGACACGAACGCCTTGCCCCGCCCGGACGACGGGCGGCCCACGTGGGCGTCAAAGGAATTGCGTCCGTGGTCGCGCACCTTCGCCCGCGCCCAGGTCCTGCCGTCGTCGTACGAGGCCTCGACGCGGACGTCCACCCCGTGCGGAGCCGTCAACCCGTCCTGGGCCCGGACCTTCACCCCGATCGTGGTCGTGCTCGCGGAACGCACCGTGTTGTGCGCGTCGACCGGTACGTCGTAGTCGAGTTGGAGCAGCGAGAGGGGTGTGGCCTGTGCCGTTCGGCCCGAACGGAAGGTCCAGGACGTCGTCGTGGCCGTGCCGTACTCCCAGTCGTCCGAGGAGCGCGCCGTCGACAGCTCCAGCCGGTACTTCGACGCACCCGCCGGAACCTCCACGTCGGACCAGGCACTGTCCATCTCCCCGATCTTCACTCCGTCCCGGTAGAGCTGTGCGGCAGCACTGTCACCGGCCTGCGCGGCGAGGGAGGTTCCGATGCCACCGTCGCCGCCCACCGCCAGGCGCGACCAGTGGCCGTTCTCCGAGTCGGTGAACTCGGGTATGCGCAGGCGCAGTTGATCACCGTCGCGGACGGTGGGTGTCTCGAAGTGGGCCGGGATCGACGGGCGGGCCACGGACCCCTGCCAGGTCTCGTGCCCCTGCGTACCGGCCTTGTAGGTGCGTGGCGCGTCCCGCAGTCCGACGGCGAGCGGCATGTCGACGTCGAACGTCGTGGTGTAGTGCACGAGATGCTGCCAGCTGGTGTCGTCCGCGCTGACGTATTCGGTCCGGTCGAACCCGGTCGGCACGAAGCGGGTGTACTGGAGCCAGGCCGTGTCCTGGTACGGGCGCCTGGCGAAGCGCTGTTCACTGGCCCACCCACTGCCCCCGTTATCAGCGTAGGCCGCGTGGACGACGGCGGTGTTCCGTTCGGAGACCGTGTAGGCGACGTGCTGGGGAATGCGCTGTTTCGAGACCTGCATGACGTCGTACAGGTAGGGACTCTCGGCCGTGCCCGAGAACCTCACGGTGATCGGGTGGGCGCGAGCCCGTGCCGCCAGCTGGGCGCCTGTGCTCGCTCCGACGCGGACGGTCGGAAGGGCCCACCGGTCGCCGACGGGTGACCAGCGCGTCCAGCCGATGTCACTGAAGTGCACCAGCATCAGTGCACGGACACCGGCGTGTGCGGCTTTCTGGGCCAACTCCTGTTCGTTGACGCCGTCGTTGTTGGTGACCAGCGCCAGGCGGCCTCGGGCGTGGGTGAACGAAGGGTGCGCCGCGTCGCCCGCGTCGACCGCGGTCAGGGTCGCCCCGCTGTTGCCGAACAGCGGCGAAGCGGGCATGTAGTAGACGTCCGGGGCCGGCTTCGTTCCCGGCACCTTCATGGTGAGGAGGGGCGCGACGAGCTGCCATCGGGAGGAGAACTCGAACGTTCCCTTGGTGACGGTGTCGGTGGGGCTGACGTACAGCCGTTTCGCGACGTCGAAGTACATGGTGCCCGCGGTCAGGCTGTGGCCGTCGAGCCGGCGGTACGTCTGGTAGCTGAAGATGCCGCGCTGTTCGGCGGGCTTGGGCGTGCGGATGGTGACCGGCGTGGTCTTGCGCGCGTCCAGGGTGACGGTCCTGTCCTTGGTCACCTCGACCTGGGGCAGGACGACCTGGCGCAGCTCGTCGCCGTCGCTCGCTTTGTCGGTGGTGGCGTAGTCCAGTTGGTAGACGCCTTCCTCGACGTCGGCGACAGCGTTGTCAGGATCCGTGTAGCCGACGAATCCGTCGGCGCCCCAGATGGTCGGCAGCGCCTGAACGCGCTTGCCGTCCTTGTCGTACGTCCTGACCGTGATCCGGTGGATCGGACCGTGCACGACCAGGCTGAGCGTGGTGTGCGCGGCGGCCTTCCCGTCGGAGGACGCGGCGGTCACGTAGCCGTAGTACTTGCCCTGCCGGGCCTTTGCCGGATCGACGGCGACGGGAACCTCGACCGTGCTGTGCGCCGGAAGCCGGACGGATTCGGAGCCGAGCCGCACGGCCCCCTCCCCCGGGGTCGTCCCGCCCTGGGTCGCCAGGTGGACGGTCAGCGCGAGAGTGACCTCGGCGTCGGAGCTGTTCGTGTAACGAAGGGGAAGCGTACGGGCGTTGCCGGAGCCGGTCTCGAAGGTCCCCAGCGTGACACCGCCGGTGGCCGTCACCGAGCCCAGTACGGCGGCCGGCAGGTCGATGCGACCGCCGCCCTGCTCACTGACCTCTTGTCCCGGCATCGTGTGTGCCGTACTCGTCAGGGCGTCCTTGAGCCGGGATCCCGTCCAGTCCGGATGGCGTTGTGCGAGCAACGCGGCCGCGCCCGCCACATGCGGGGTGGCCATCGAAGTGCCGGAGGCCGCGACGTAGTTCGCGTCGACCGGGTCACCCATGGTGGTACCCGCGGCCCGCGCCGCGACGATACCGACGCCGGGCGCCGTCACATCCGGCTTGACGGCACCGTCACCCACGCGGGGACCGCGGCTGGAGAACGGTGCGAGGGAGTCGTCCCTGTCCACCGCGCCGACGGTCAGGGCGGAGTCGGCCGCGCCCGGAGAGCCGACGGTGCCCGCGCCCTGCTCACCGCTGTTGCCCGCGGCCACGACGAACAGGGCGCCGGTACGGTCGCTGAGCTCGTTCACCGCCAGGCTCATCGGGTCCGTGCCGTCGGTGGCCTGGTCCGACCCCAGGCTCATGTTGACCACCTTGGCACCCTGCTCAGTGGCCCATTCCATCCCGGCGATGACCTGCGACTCCGAGCCGAACCCGTCGTCGCCGAGGACCTTGCCGACCAGGAGCTGTGCCGCCGGCGCCACTCCCTTACGTGTTCCTCCGGATGCGGCGCCGGTCCCGCCGACGATCGACGCGACGTGCGTACCGTGTCCGAAGACGTCGTTCGTGCCGGTGCTGCCGGAGAAGTCCTGTGCCTCGGCGATCCGTCCGGCGAGATCCGGGTGGGTCTGGTCCACCCCGGTGTCCAGCACCGCGACCTTGACACCCTCGCCGTGGTATCCGGCGTCCCACACCGCCGGGGCGCCGATCTGGGCGGTACTGCGGTCAAGGACGGCGTTCACCCGGCCGTCGAGCCACACCCGAGGCACGGTCTTGATTTCCGTGGCCTTCGTCCGGCTGTCGTCGGGCCCGGTGATCTCCTTCCAGAACGCGCCGAGGTCTCCGTCGGCCACCCGCACCGACTGGGCCCCGATGCTCTTGAGCCGGCGGACCGGGGACTTGTCCGCGGCGAACGCCGTCAGCCGGCTCACGGCCGCGGCTTCGACCCCGGCGGGCCGACTCACGATGAGCGGAAGAGCACGTGTGTGGGCGGTGTCGTAGTGCTGGGCGACCAGGGCCGTCACGTCGAAGAGGCCGCGGTCGAGCCGACCGGACGCCACCAGGTCACCGGCATCCGAGGGGAGGACCGTCAGGTGCCCGTCGTGTTCGAAGGTCCGGAAGAGGATGCGCTTCCGACCCGGGCCCGGCTCGACCGAGGCGACCTGCTTCCCGTCCGCGGAGGCCGCTACGGTCACACTGTCGCCGGTGAGCAGCCGCACCGTGGCGGTGGTGGTCGTGCTCGCCACCTTCGTGGATCCGGCCGCGTCCGCGCGAGCGGCCACTGGCGCCACCGCTCCCGCCGTCAGGGCCAGCCCCGCCGATATTGCCGCCATCAGGCGGATCCGTCTCATCAGTCTCGTGCCTTTCCTCGAACACAGGCTTTTGTTCACCCGGTTGACAGAATCCGGTGATCACGAGCCGGGTGTCACGCCTATCCGGTGGCACAGGTGCGACATGTCCCAAGGGCGACAGGCGCTCGCGCGATGACGGGGCCCGCAGCGACTGGTGTACGGAAAGGGTGATGCCCGGCAGTGGGGGCTGCCGGGCATCACCGTGGAGCGTCGTCACGTTCAGCAGGCGCCGAGATCCTGCCAGACGCCCCACTCGCCGGTGGTGCCGGGCTCCTCGCCCTGCGTCCACCACTTGGCTTTCCAGTTGTGGCCCTTGTGCGAGACCTGCTGGCCTCCGGTGTAGACCGTGCCGGTCGCCCAGGCGGCAGCCGTGCACTGGGCGCCGGAGCCGCCGGTGACGGTCAGGGCGTAGGTCGCCGTGTGACTGCCGGAGGCGCTCGTACCGGTGACTTTGATGCTGTACGTGCCCGAAGCGGTCGCCTTCGCCGTGCTGAGGGTGAGCGTCGACGAGCCGCCCGCCGTGACGGAGGCGGGGCTCAGCGAGGCGGTGACGCCCGCGGGGGCACCGCTGACGGTCAGGTTCACCGTCTTCGCCGTGCCCGCCGTCACCGCGGTCTTCACCGTGGCGGTGGTCGAGTTGCCGGCCGCCACCGATCCGGAGGCAGGGGCCGCGCTCACCGAGAAGTCGTCGCCGGGCGTGGTGGTGCCGCCGGTGAAGGGCGCGAAGACATGGGTGAAGTCCCAGGTGTTCTGCTGGATGCCGGAGCAGCCGTCGGCGGCCGCACCGCCGGGGCAGCTGCCGTTGTCGCGCTGGAGCGCCCAGAACGACAGGGTGTTGATTCCCTTGGCCACCGCCCAGTCGTAGACCTGAGCGGCATTGGCCAGGGTGAACGTCTCGGCCGGCCCGAAGTCGTCGACACCTGGCATCTCGGTGATGCCGATCATGCCCCACAGCTGGGCGGAGGTCTTGCTCGGGTAGAGCTGCGCGAGCTGGTCGTACAGCCCCTGCGCCGCGGTCTGGGTGTCGGTGGCCATGTTGTGGGTGGCGTTGTCGTAGTAGTCGAACGTCATGATGTTCGCTACGTCGACGCGCGCTCCGTTGGTGACCGCGCTGCGCAGGACCGCGAGGCCCTCGGAGGTCAGGCCGGAGGTGGTCGTCGGGAGCGTGTAGGAGATCTCCACCGTCCGACCGGCGGCCGCCGCCCAGTCCTGGACCAGCTTGATGGCCTTGTTCCGCCGGTTGATCCCCGCTGTGTTGTTCAGCGAGTCGACCTCGATGTCCATGTCGAGCCGTGAGATGTCGTAGGTCGTGATGACCTTCTCGTAGGCCGCGGCGATCTGGTTGACATCGGTGCAGCTGTCCGCGATCTCGGTGCCGGTGGTGTCCGCGGTGTAGCCGCCGAACGAGGGGATGACGTCCCCGCCGTTCGCCTGGATGGTGCGGATGTCGGAGCCGAAGCTGGCGGAGGAGACCGGCAGGCCGGTGTCGCCGCTCCAGTACGGCGTGCAGGAGCCCGCGGACGCGGTCTGGAGGAACGCCATGGTCAGGTGTTTGGCCCCTGACTGGGCGGCCAGGGCAGACGGGCTCTCGCCGGTCCACGCCTCGAAGTAGGGAGCGAAGACGTGCTTGGGCAGGGGGGTTGCCGCCTGAGCGGTACCGGCACCCGCCGCGGCCAGCCCGACGGTGGCCACCGTCGCGGCCACTGCGGCCAGAACCGCGCGGGCGGATCGTATGCGTCTCATCGGTGTCCCAGCTG
The window above is part of the Streptomyces sp. NBC_01428 genome. Proteins encoded here:
- a CDS encoding DUF3761 domain-containing protein, whose protein sequence is MSYNQPPPPGHWPSATPAPQPLRPKWGRKRYMLPAIGLAFIIGVGAGGSGQDDTTTKTAATKAQPAPTVTTTATATATETASPEPAPTVTATKTVKVRVTVTAKAAAVSGSGGTSSGGSGGTSSGGSSGSGSSSSSGGSSAAGNGATARCNDGTYSYAAHHQGACSHHGGVAVFYK
- a CDS encoding helix-turn-helix transcriptional regulator, with translation MSLEPAGISPAEEAVYRMLVLSGRVSARDVAARSGLAEAQAAEILDALTATGLASHTDGTPRHFRAAPPDVALLPRLKQSAEALDLARSEAAQLIQTYQETVRRHDASQLLEVITGAEALRQQLRQIQTSARDEMLWFCKAEYVAMPSGSNTEEFEALARGVRYRVLYEKAFFDDDGAVDNVVAGVRAGETARSTPQLPLRLAIADRSVAIFPLVPGGPSGSPGEPTTALVRDSNLLSALIALFERYWQDAVPLRVDDSGLAADAGDREALSPLTPVDRKLLSLLVAGVTDKAIASQLGLSRRTVQRHIQRMMELADAETRMQLAWQAARRVWL
- a CDS encoding S8 family peptidase, coding for MRRIRLMAAISAGLALTAGAVAPVAARADAAGSTKVASTTTTATVRLLTGDSVTVAASADGKQVASVEPGPGRKRILFRTFEHDGHLTVLPSDAGDLVASGRLDRGLFDVTALVAQHYDTAHTRALPLIVSRPAGVEAAAVSRLTAFAADKSPVRRLKSIGAQSVRVADGDLGAFWKEITGPDDSRTKATEIKTVPRVWLDGRVNAVLDRSTAQIGAPAVWDAGYHGEGVKVAVLDTGVDQTHPDLAGRIAEAQDFSGSTGTNDVFGHGTHVASIVGGTGAASGGTRKGVAPAAQLLVGKVLGDDGFGSESQVIAGMEWATEQGAKVVNMSLGSDQATDGTDPMSLAVNELSDRTGALFVVAAGNSGEQGAGTVGSPGAADSALTVGAVDRDDSLAPFSSRGPRVGDGAVKPDVTAPGVGIVAARAAGTTMGDPVDANYVAASGTSMATPHVAGAAALLAQRHPDWTGSRLKDALTSTAHTMPGQEVSEQGGGRIDLPAAVLGSVTATGGVTLGTFETGSGNARTLPLRYTNSSDAEVTLALTVHLATQGGTTPGEGAVRLGSESVRLPAHSTVEVPVAVDPAKARQGKYYGYVTAASSDGKAAAHTTLSLVVHGPIHRITVRTYDKDGKRVQALPTIWGADGFVGYTDPDNAVADVEEGVYQLDYATTDKASDGDELRQVVLPQVEVTKDRTVTLDARKTTPVTIRTPKPAEQRGIFSYQTYRRLDGHSLTAGTMYFDVAKRLYVSPTDTVTKGTFEFSSRWQLVAPLLTMKVPGTKPAPDVYYMPASPLFGNSGATLTAVDAGDAAHPSFTHARGRLALVTNNDGVNEQELAQKAAHAGVRALMLVHFSDIGWTRWSPVGDRWALPTVRVGASTGAQLAARARAHPITVRFSGTAESPYLYDVMQVSKQRIPQHVAYTVSERNTAVVHAAYADNGGSGWASEQRFARRPYQDTAWLQYTRFVPTGFDRTEYVSADDTSWQHLVHYTTTFDVDMPLAVGLRDAPRTYKAGTQGHETWQGSVARPSIPAHFETPTVRDGDQLRLRIPEFTDSENGHWSRLAVGGDGGIGTSLAAQAGDSAAAQLYRDGVKIGEMDSAWSDVEVPAGASKYRLELSTARSSDDWEYGTATTTSWTFRSGRTAQATPLSLLQLDYDVPVDAHNTVRSASTTTIGVKVRAQDGLTAPHGVDVRVEASYDDGRTWARAKVRDHGRNSFDAHVGRPSSGRGKAFVSLRVTATADDGSSVRQTVRRAYGVGR
- a CDS encoding glycosyl hydrolase family 18 protein yields the protein MRRIRSARAVLAAVAATVATVGLAAAGAGTAQAATPLPKHVFAPYFEAWTGESPSALAAQSGAKHLTMAFLQTASAGSCTPYWSGDTGLPVSSASFGSDIRTIQANGGDVIPSFGGYTADTTGTEIADSCTDVNQIAAAYEKVITTYDISRLDMDIEVDSLNNTAGINRRNKAIKLVQDWAAAAGRTVEISYTLPTTTSGLTSEGLAVLRSAVTNGARVDVANIMTFDYYDNATHNMATDTQTAAQGLYDQLAQLYPSKTSAQLWGMIGITEMPGVDDFGPAETFTLANAAQVYDWAVAKGINTLSFWALQRDNGSCPGGAAADGCSGIQQNTWDFTHVFAPFTGGTTTPGDDFSVSAAPASGSVAAGNSTTATVKTAVTAGTAKTVNLTVSGAPAGVTASLSPASVTAGGSSTLTLSTAKATASGTYSIKVTGTSASGSHTATYALTVTGGSGAQCTAAAWATGTVYTGGQQVSHKGHNWKAKWWTQGEEPGTTGEWGVWQDLGAC